From a single Parambassis ranga chromosome 2, fParRan2.1, whole genome shotgun sequence genomic region:
- the LOC114431759 gene encoding small integral membrane protein 30 yields MRSPLPPQKVNSNSGNMAPKLELPYSAALVWLVFVSLIPPAEAYDAGDALALLLGTVLAVVGFCACLGWYARRRNGQL; encoded by the coding sequence ATGCGCTCTCCGCTCCCCCCGCAGAAAGTCAACAGCAACAGCGGAAACATGGCTCCCAAACTTGAACTTCCATACAGCGCAGCGCTCGTCTGGCTGGTGTTTGTCTCCCTGATCCCTCCTGCGGAGGCTTACGACGCGGGCGACGCTTTGGCCCTGCTGCTGGGCACCGTCCTGGCCGTGGTGGGTTTCTGCGCTTGCCTGGGCTGGTACGCACGAAGGCGGAACGGacagctgtga
- the gpr85 gene encoding putative G protein-coupled receptor 85 — protein sequence MIPPPSMANYSHAGDHTILQNVSPLATFLKLTSLGFIIGVGVVGNLLISILLVKDKSLHRAPYYFLLDLCASDILRSAICFPFVFTSVKNGSAWTYGTLTCKVIAFLGVLSCFHTAFMLFCVSVTRYLAIAHHRFYTKRLTFWTCLAVICMVWTLSVAMAFPPVLDVGTYSFIREEDQCTFQHRSFRANDSLGFMLLLALILLATQLVYLKLIFFVHDRRKMKPVQFVPAVSQNWTFHGPGASGQAAANWLAGFGRGPTPPTLLGIRQNSNAAGRRRLLVLDEFKTEKRISRMFYIMTFFFLALWGPYLVACYWRVFARGPVVPGGYLTAAVWMSFAQAGVNPFICIFSNRELRRCFSTTLLYCRKSRLPREPYCVI from the coding sequence ATGATCCCTCCTCCATCTATGGCGAACTATAGCCATGCAGGGGACCACACCATCTTGCAGAATGTCTCTCCTCTCGCCACGTTCCTCAAACTGACCTCTCTGGGTTTCATCATTGGAGTTGGTGTGGTTGGAAACCTCCTGATCTCCATCCTGCTGGTCAAAGACAAGAGCCTGCACCGAGCGCCCTACTATTTCCTGCTGGACCTGTGCGCCTCTGATATCCTGCGCTCTGCTATCTGCTTCCCCTTTGTCTTCACCTCAGTCAAGAATGGATCTGCCTGGACCTATGGCACACTGACCTGCAAGGTAATCGCCTTCCTCGGTGTGCTCTCCTGTTTCCACACAGCGTTCATGCTCTTCTGTGTCAGCGTCACCCGTTACCTGGCCATCGCACATCACCGTTTCTACACCAAGAGGCTGACTTTCTGGACGTGTTTGGCTGTCATCTGCATGGTGTGGACGTTGTCAGTGGCAATGGCGTTCCCGCCGGTGCTAGACGTAGGGACGTACTCTTTTATCCGGGAGGAGGACCAGTGCACGTTCCAGCACCGTTCCTTCAGGGCAAATGATTCACTGGGCTTCATGCTCTTGCTGGCTCTCATCCTCTTGGCCACACAGCTAGTTTACCTCAAGCTTATCTTCTTTGTCCATGACCGTCGGAAGATGAAACCTGTCCAGTTCGTGCCTGCCGTCAGCCAGAACTGGACCTTCCACGGGCCAGGCGCCAGTGGGCAGGCGGCGGCAAACTGGCTGGCCGGATTTGGTCGAGGCCCCACTCCGCCTACTTTGCTGGGCATCCGGCAAAACAGCAACGCAGCGGGTCGCCGGCGTCTTCTGGTATTGGATGAATTCAAAACAGAGAAGAGGATTAGTAGGATGTTCTACATCATGacgttttttttcctggcacTGTGGGGGCCCTACCTGGTTGCCTGCTACTGGCGGGTGTTTGCAAGGGGCCCGGTGGTCCCTGGGGGCTACCTGACAGCAGCCGTTTGGATGAGCTTTGCCCAGGCTGGGGTCAATCCTTTCATCTGCATCTTCTCCAACAGGGAGCTCCGGCGCTGCTTCAGCACCACACTCCTCTACTGCAGAAAATCCAGGTTACCAAGGGAACCCTACTGCGTTATATGA